One window from the genome of Hippocampus zosterae strain Florida chromosome 7, ASM2543408v3, whole genome shotgun sequence encodes:
- the c7h10orf90 gene encoding (E2-independent) E3 ubiquitin-conjugating enzyme FATS isoform X3, with translation MKEEDDSQDRKKNAPSHSAAQVKLKQPITPTFLKSRGAVSPHQEGQAERSRRGTWRTPDRSSPVIKQVLGKQSCAAHEQGKTGIWKALRRGWNSNRGSGTQSGQPPTEILSDPHQVSPLVRRTTGEDPPRPFLGYGRPDSVQHGYCSSPDSHGKPTGVEEPPICRPLTTSPQSKVPDPSRGASGAPYRRHSLQPQHIQTTSTPATLIPRTKVGFSSITICSRKVSRSASLTASDGPQTADPQPADPMDRRKATIVKVTEQRTTVSSAPAFLRRKPAIIKVIEHKESYGPGTPSGNREENQTWRQPESPTGVEAGTTSPVQNGEPTPAEFTAQEPEGPAVRKWSLGLPQETPKKAHREAFAARWSSTPCLTLIQTPEPHQSPEEVLALNAAAIIANIKLQRQLSQKKPAARDSEGDPATSPQGDSEPAPLIECEALARLAGVWNDAVRTRRPCVNESQKNVLLSASAAASVRGRWAQAHSNVPTRDEPCPEPAPPTLDLQKSRPTVSLQEALLKSRPRFIARSRERVQQMARRAQERKERSRAGASQTLAPRTPRGAHQQARSINENLSKSREGSKELKSNRPLTEVKKRKEEAKKKKEACLTNRQRVELFKKKLLDQILHRSSN, from the exons AGGGCCAAGCGGAGAGGAGTCGGCGCGGGACGTGGCGGACCCCGGACCGCTCGTCACCTGTCATCAAACAG GTGTTAGGCAAGCAAAGCTGCGCTGCTCATGAGCAGGGAAAAACCGGAATCTGGAAAGCACTGAGAAGAGGCTGGAATAGTAACAGGGGGTCAGGGACTCAGTCCGGTCAACCCCCGACGGAGATCCTTTCAGACCCGCATCAGGTTTCACCTCTTGTAAGAAGAACCACAGGAGAAGATCCCCCGCGTCCTTTTCTCGGTTATGGCCGACCTGACTCTGTGCAACATGGGTACTGTAGTTCTCCTG ACTCCCACGGGAAGCCAACCGGAGTCGAGGAACCCCCGATATGTCGTCCACTGACGACTTCCCCTCAGTCCAAGGTGCCTGATCCGTCCCGCGGGGCGAGCGGCGCTCCGTACCGGCGCCACAGCTTACAGCCGCAACACATCCAGACCACGTCCACGCCCGCCACGCTCATCCCCCGTACCAAAGTGGGATTCTCATCCATCACCATCTGCAGCCGGAAAGTCAGCCGCTCGGCCAGTCTGACCGCGTCAGACGGGCCTCAAACCGCCGACCCTCAGCCCGCCGATCCCATGGACCGGAGGAAGGCCACCATCGTTAAAGTAACCGAGCAGAGGACCACCGTCAGCTCCGCCCCCGCGTTCCTACGGAGAAAGCCCGCAATCATCAAAGTGATCGAGCATAAGGAGAGCTACGGTCCGGGGACTCCGAGCGGGAACCGCGAGGAAAACCAGACCTGGAGGCAACCGGAAAGTCCGACTGGTGTCGAGGCTGGAACAACGTCTCCGGTACAAAATGGTGAACCTACTCCTGCTGAGTTTACTGCACAAGAACCCGAGGGACCGGCTGTCAGGAAATGGAGTTTGGGACTCCCTCAGGAAACCCCAAAGAAAGCCCACCGGGAGGCGTTTGCCGCCCGATGGAGCTCAACTCCATGCCTCACCCTCATTCAAACCCCGG AGCCTCACCAGTCTCCGGAGGAAGTCCTGGCCCTAAACGCGGCCGCCATCATCGCAAACATCAAACTCCAGCGGCAGCTCAGTCAGAAGAAACCAGCGGCTCGCGATTCGGAGGGGGATCCCGCCACCTCTCCGCAGGGAGATTCAG AGCCGGCACCTTTGATTGAATGCGAAGCCTTGGCACGGCTCGCGGGGGTGTGGAACGACGCCGTCCGCACCCGCCGGCCGTGTGTAAATGAAAGTCAAAAGAATGTGCTTCTCTCTGCCTCGGCGGCGGCGTCAGTCAGAGGACGGTGGGCACAGGCTCACAGCAACGTTCCTACCCGGGATGAGCCTTGCCCTGAACCTGCACCTCCCACTCTTGACCTTCAAAAATCCCGTCCCACTGTTTCTCTCCAG GAAGCCCTGCTGAAGTCCAGGCCGCGCTTCATCGCACGCTCGCGGGAGCGCGTGCAACAGATGGCGAGGAGGGCCCAGGAAAGGAAAGAGCGCTCCAGGGCAGGAGCCTCGCAAACGCTTGCCCCTCGTACCCCCAGAGGAGCTCACCAACAGGCCCGCTCCATCAACG aaaatCTGTCAAAATCCAGAGAGGGATCCAAGGAGCTCAAATCAAATCG GCCACTAACAGAAGTGAAGAAGCGAAAAGAGgaagcaaagaagaagaaggaggcatGTTTGACCAACAGACAGCGCGTGGAGCTTTTCAAAAAG aAACTTTTGGATCAGATTCTCCACAGGAGCAGCAACTAA